The genomic interval CTACTTTAAAAATATGATGCAAAGATACGATTAAGCGAGGAAAAAGCAAAAGGAAAACTCGTTTTCTTTTGGCTTTTCACTTAAGTTTACGTAATTTTGCACCATGCAAAACGAAAAACAGTACAGGCTCCCTGCCGAATGGGAGCCACAAAGCGGGATACAGCTTACTTGGCCACACGCCAACACTGACTGGGCTCCCATGCTCAAGGAGATAGAAAAGACCTACAACGAAATGGCAGAAGCGATACAACGCTACGAGCCGTTGCTCATCGTTGGTCCTCCATCAAACGACACCTGGGCACGCGATCATGGTTTCCTGACACTTGTCAGTTCCCAAGACGCCTCTCCCCTCCTCCTCGACTTCTGTTTCAACGGATGGGGCGAGAAGTTCCGTTCCGACCTTGACAACGCTCTCAACCGTCGTCTTTTCGATGAGGGACGGTTTAAGGGTGAATATGTTGACCACCTTGACTTCGTACTCGAAGGCGGAAGCATAGAGAGCGACGGACGAGGCACCATCTTCACCACCAGTTGCTGTCTTCTTGCGCCTCATCGCAACCAGCCACTGACGAAAGACGAGATCGAAGCCCGTCTGAAGCAGTATCTCTGTGCAGAGCGCGTGCTTTGGATTGACCACGGACAGCTCACTGGCGACGACACCGACGGACACATTGACACGCTGGTACGCATCTGTCCTGACGACACATTATTATATGTAGGTTGCGATGACCCTGCCGACGAGCAATACCACGAGCTCCATCTCATGGAAGAGCAGCTTAAGACCTTCCGTACTATTGACGGCAAGCCCTATCGTCTGCTCAGGCTGCCCTCCCCTCGTCCCATCTACGACTACTACACGGAGCACGGACGTCGTAAACGCGAGCGTCTGCCTGCCACCTATGCCAACTTCCTCATCATCAACGGTGCAGTACTCTGCCCCACCTATCATCAGGAAGACCTCGACCGTCAGGCCCTCGCCGTCATAGCCGAAGCATTCCCCGGCCGCGACATCATAGGCATCGACTGCCGTTCAATAATAAAACAGCACGGTTCACTTCACTGCTGCACCATGCAGTTCCCAGAAGGGGTATATGTCAAATAACCATAATTCAAAAGACAATGAAAGAACTCAAAATAGGATTCCTGCAGCAGCACAACACTGCTGACACAGTAAATAACATAGAGCGTCTGTGCGACGGCATTCGCGACCTTGCCCAGCGAGGTGCAGAGCTTGTCGTTCTGCAAGAACTTCACAACTCACTCTACTTCTGTCAGGTAGAGAGCGTTGACAACTTCGACCTCGCTGAGCCCATCCCTGGCCCCTCTACCGACATCTACGGCCGACTGGCAAAAGAGCTGGGCATAGTGCTCGTCACCTCTCTCTTTGAGCGTCGCGCAGCAGGTCTCTACCACAACACCGCTGTTGTCTTCGAAAAAGACGGAACCATAGCCGGCAAGTATCGCAAGATGCACATACCCGACGATCCAGCCTACTACGAGAAGTTCTATTTCACCCCTGGCGACCTCGGCTTCCGTCCCATCAACACCTCGGTAGGACGTCTTGGCGTGCTCGTATGCTGGGATCAGTGGTATCCAGAGGCAGCACGTCTCATGGCCCTTCAGGGTGCCAAACTGCTCATCTACCCCACAGCCATAGGCTATGAGAGCAGCGACGCTCCAGAGGAGCAGCAGCGTCAGCGCATGGCTTGGCAGACCGTAATGCGTGGTCACGCCGTTGCCAACGGACTGCCCGTCGTAGCCGTCAACCGTGTTGGCCATGAGGAAGACCCCAGCCAGCAGACTAACGGCATACAGTTCTGGGGCACCTCTTTCGTCTGTGGTCCTCAGGGCGAGATTCACTACGAAGCCTCAACCGACGAAGAAGAGAGCATCATAGTCAGCATAGACATTGAGCGTGCTGAGCAGGTGCGCCGTTGGTGGCCTTTCCTTCGTGACCGTCGCATAGAGAACTACGGCGACATCACCCGACGTTTCATAGACTAAGCCACTAACAATGAAGAAGTTCTTATCCATTGCCGTAGTCTTTATTATGGCTACGGCGATTGCCACAGCACAGAAAATCCGTACGATAGACAAAAACGGCCAGCCTGTGTCCTATGTCTCAGTAATGACCACCGATGCCAAGTATATCGGCATCACCGACATCGACGGCGTTCTGGAAGATGTGAAAGGAGCTGAGACCATTTCCTTGAGCCACGTGGCATTTAAGCCTCAACTGTATAAAGTCAGTGGTAACAATTGTGTCATCACCCTCGAGGATGCCGACTTCGGACTGCCCGAGATTGTGGTAAAGAAGAAGCCCTATGTCTATGCACAGACCTACTACCGCGCCTATTTCTACGACGATGAGTATGGCGTCTTCTACTACCGTGCAGGCCTTACCGACAATGTCATAGACCGTGCAAAGAAGAAGCTCTCTGCCAACACCTCCACCGCCTCGAAGGCCACCTACGGCGTTATCAAGACTCTCTTAAACAGCATAATTGGAGGCAAGCTCGACAAGAACAGCCATATCAAGATGAGGACGCTAGAGGAGAGAATAAAAGATAGCGGAAAGGACATCCAAGTGAAGATTATCGACGAGGGCAATGGGCGCAAGCGCATCAGCGACTTCAAGGGAACCATTGGCTATATCATCGACAACAAAGAGACTGAGCAGCGCCGCTTCACCTACGAGGGTCACAAGATGGTTGCCCACAAACTGGAAGCCCAGGGCAAGGAAAAGAAACTGAAGAAGCGCGAAGCCGAAGACGCCAAGGAGAGAAACCGTAAGGATGCCGACTTCATCCTTTACAAGATAGATGAGGACGGCCATTGTGCCCCCGAGGACTTCGTCATGTCGCAGCTAATGATTAGTTTCGATAAGGATAACAAAGAAGGTAAGAGCGTCCACAACATCTACTGCGTACAGGTGTTCACCATCGAGCGTGCCTATGTCGATAAGGCCGAACTGAAACAGAAGAAAAAGGACAACAAGATGAAGATGACCTATCAGAACATCCGCCAGTTCGAGCGTGCCCACAACATCCCCGCCCTTGCTCCCGCCGTCCAGCAGAAGCTCAATGACCTGTGGAAGATTTCAGAATAACATCTATTAATCAATTATCTTGCATTCCCGCAGGCGGTACCTTGTTTTTTAGCTTATATACTCATTATTAAAGTTCGAGAATCCACTTCCAAAGTGGCATGACCTCAATAGTGCCAAACTCATCGGTGATAGTGTCCGACTCATCGTAGGTCAGGATGACGCGACGGTCACAAGGCAAAACCTTTGGCAGTTTTTTCAGGGCATCAAGTTCACGGTCAAAAGTGGATTCTGCCTGGGTGATGCTATAGGATGCCTGTACGGCCAACTTATCTTCTGGAACATAGAAATCCACCTCGACCTTGTCATTGTAGAAGAACACACGCTCGTTATCCTTGTCATGACCATACTTGCGGAACATGGTCAGGGCGGTGAGGTTTTCAAGAAGCGAAGTATCGCCATCAAGCAGGAAAAGGTTGAGTACTCCGTTGTCTACAAAGTAGTATTTGCACAAAGTCTCCTTGTCGGCAAAGGCAGCAGATACGTTGCGCAGACGCAGGAGTAGCCATGCGTCCTCGCTATATTCGATGTACTTGCTGACGGTGGGCATGGTAATCTTTCCGCTCACCGACGACAGAACGTTGGAGAGCCGGTTGTAGGAAACGGGCTGCTTAACGCTCTCGGCCAGCTTCTTAAGCAGCAGACGCAGGAGGTTGGCATTGGAGATTTTATTACGGCTAACAATATCGCCCAGATAAATCTTCTGGAGGGTACTGGTCAGGTAGTCACGCTTTACGCTGAGACCAACAGACTCTGGCAGTCCTCCCCAATGCAGGTACTCACTCCACGCGCGCAGCATCTTGGCACGTGATTCGGTGGCTAACAGGGCATGTTCATCGAAAGGCACTTCATTGACAATAAGGAACTCCTGAAAGCTATATGGGTAGACCTCAGTGGTAAGGTAACGGCCTCCAAGGGTGGTCATAATCTCTGATGATAACATCTTTGCGTTGCTACCAGTAATCCAGACCCGATACTTTGCATCAGCCATACGACGCGCAAACTTCTCCCAGCCGTCGATGTTCTGCACTTCGTCAAGGAAGAGCATGGGACGCTGGTCGTACATCTCGGCATGACACTCCAGAATCAACTCAAAGTCCTCAGCAGTGAAATCTGCCAGACGGTCATCCTCAAAATTAAGATAGAGCATACCGTCCCAACCGCGTCCTTCGGCAAGCATCTGTTGCATCTTCTGATAGAGCATGAATGATTTGCCTGCTCTGCGAACACCGATGAACACACGCCTTTCGAACTCGTCGGAAGGTAACTCACGAGGTATTACCTGATAATTCTCTACATCCCTCTGATTGGATGCCATTATCTGTTTTAAAACCGCCTTATTCATTAATCTTCAAACTACCATTTTGAATTTCTGTTGCAAAATTACAAATAATATTTTGAAAAACAATGCTTTTCTTCAAATTATTATCAGATTAGTTACTCCCTTATCATTAATCTTTCGAAAAGTAGTTCACAGTTACAGGGCTTTGATTCAAAGTATGATAAACACTCGCGTCTTTATAATCTGATACCTGAATTAGGTATGAGATTGCTAACTAATCAATAGCGAGACACACTCGCCCTGTTTTCAAACCATCTAATCAAGAGCGAGACATTTCATCTACCCCTGTTGTCTTTTCATAAAACACA from Prevotella sp. E13-27 carries:
- a CDS encoding agmatine deiminase family protein codes for the protein MQNEKQYRLPAEWEPQSGIQLTWPHANTDWAPMLKEIEKTYNEMAEAIQRYEPLLIVGPPSNDTWARDHGFLTLVSSQDASPLLLDFCFNGWGEKFRSDLDNALNRRLFDEGRFKGEYVDHLDFVLEGGSIESDGRGTIFTTSCCLLAPHRNQPLTKDEIEARLKQYLCAERVLWIDHGQLTGDDTDGHIDTLVRICPDDTLLYVGCDDPADEQYHELHLMEEQLKTFRTIDGKPYRLLRLPSPRPIYDYYTEHGRRKRERLPATYANFLIINGAVLCPTYHQEDLDRQALAVIAEAFPGRDIIGIDCRSIIKQHGSLHCCTMQFPEGVYVK
- a CDS encoding carbon-nitrogen hydrolase gives rise to the protein MKELKIGFLQQHNTADTVNNIERLCDGIRDLAQRGAELVVLQELHNSLYFCQVESVDNFDLAEPIPGPSTDIYGRLAKELGIVLVTSLFERRAAGLYHNTAVVFEKDGTIAGKYRKMHIPDDPAYYEKFYFTPGDLGFRPINTSVGRLGVLVCWDQWYPEAARLMALQGAKLLIYPTAIGYESSDAPEEQQRQRMAWQTVMRGHAVANGLPVVAVNRVGHEEDPSQQTNGIQFWGTSFVCGPQGEIHYEASTDEEESIIVSIDIERAEQVRRWWPFLRDRRIENYGDITRRFID
- a CDS encoding carboxypeptidase-like regulatory domain-containing protein, which produces MKKFLSIAVVFIMATAIATAQKIRTIDKNGQPVSYVSVMTTDAKYIGITDIDGVLEDVKGAETISLSHVAFKPQLYKVSGNNCVITLEDADFGLPEIVVKKKPYVYAQTYYRAYFYDDEYGVFYYRAGLTDNVIDRAKKKLSANTSTASKATYGVIKTLLNSIIGGKLDKNSHIKMRTLEERIKDSGKDIQVKIIDEGNGRKRISDFKGTIGYIIDNKETEQRRFTYEGHKMVAHKLEAQGKEKKLKKREAEDAKERNRKDADFILYKIDEDGHCAPEDFVMSQLMISFDKDNKEGKSVHNIYCVQVFTIERAYVDKAELKQKKKDNKMKMTYQNIRQFERAHNIPALAPAVQQKLNDLWKISE
- a CDS encoding ATP-binding protein, whose amino-acid sequence is MASNQRDVENYQVIPRELPSDEFERRVFIGVRRAGKSFMLYQKMQQMLAEGRGWDGMLYLNFEDDRLADFTAEDFELILECHAEMYDQRPMLFLDEVQNIDGWEKFARRMADAKYRVWITGSNAKMLSSEIMTTLGGRYLTTEVYPYSFQEFLIVNEVPFDEHALLATESRAKMLRAWSEYLHWGGLPESVGLSVKRDYLTSTLQKIYLGDIVSRNKISNANLLRLLLKKLAESVKQPVSYNRLSNVLSSVSGKITMPTVSKYIEYSEDAWLLLRLRNVSAAFADKETLCKYYFVDNGVLNLFLLDGDTSLLENLTALTMFRKYGHDKDNERVFFYNDKVEVDFYVPEDKLAVQASYSITQAESTFDRELDALKKLPKVLPCDRRVILTYDESDTITDEFGTIEVMPLWKWILEL